A window of the Oncorhynchus kisutch isolate 150728-3 unplaced genomic scaffold, Okis_V2 Okis02a-Okis13b_hom, whole genome shotgun sequence genome harbors these coding sequences:
- the LOC109881605 gene encoding tumor necrosis factor receptor superfamily member 16, with protein MDALWVCTLFLFVNVALGDACVSGQFSQSGECCSLCPPGHGVEVECGMEDTKCQPCPEGRFSPSDGLSPCLPCARCPAGIPELTSCSATQDTHCDCDQHFYLWRDGKSVAGLCAACTMCGRGEGVVRLCGAQGNTQCQPCRPGTFSEEKSDIKPCQVCSQCSDTEVEIRACQLNSDTLCMDKKLHILSRPPESDGPLAAPRLPGLGLVNDGEEASPAPGGGAAPRAPGFTPQDDGSSNHILVYVSVLAAVVLGLLLYVAYKCWTSYKQKQALSKARAAELGTCPEGEKLHSDSGVFLDSHSLQDGQPSKGSKRDSKQDGRLYINLPPHRQEEVERLLQEGSGGRRGSWRTLGAALGYEAEQMDLFGHGEAPVHTLLSNWAQQEGSTLGLLCSALARIERPDVAAALTCPAQGVSVV; from the exons GTTGCCCTGGGAGATGCCTGTGTCAGTGGGCAGTTCAGCCAGTCAGGGGAGTGCTGTAGCCTGTGTCCTCCAGGCCATGGGGTGGAGGTAGAGTGTGGGATGGAGGACACCAAGTGCCAGCCTTGCCCTGAGG GAAGGTTCTCCCCATCAGACGGTCTCTCCCCGTGCCTCCCCTGTGCCCGCTGCCCAGCTGGCATCCCAGAGCTGACCTCCTGCAGCGCCACCCAGGATACCCACTGTGACTGTGACCAGCACTTCTACCTGTGGCGGGATGGGAAGAGTGTGGCAGGGCTGTGTGCCGCCTGCACCATGTGTGGACGGGGCGAGGGGGTGGTGAGGCTGTGTGGTGCCCAGGGGAACACCCAGTGCCAACCATGTCGCCCAGGAACGTTCTCAGAGGAGAAGAGTGATATCAAGCCCTGCCAGGTCTGCTCTCAGTGCTCTGACACTGAGGTGGAGATCAGAGCCTGCCAGCTCAACTCTGACACCCTCTGCATgg ATAAGAAACTCCACATCCTGTCTCGTCCCCCTGAGTCTGACGGCCCTCTGGCCGCTCCTCGCctgcctgggttagggttggtgaATGATGGAGAGGAGGCCAGCCCTGCCCCTGGAGGAGGAGCAGCCCCCAGGGCCCCCGGGTTCACCCCTCAGGATGATGGGAGCAGCAACCACATCCTGGTCTACGTATCTGTTCTGGCTGCTGTGGTGCTGGGCCTGCTGCTCTACGTCGCCTACAAGTG CTGGACGTCGTATAAGCAGAAGCAGGCGTTGAGTAAAGCCCGCGCTGCAGAGCTGGGGACGTGTCCTGAAGGAGAAAAACTCCACAGTGACAGCGGTGTGTTCCTGGACTCACACAGCCTGCAGGATGGCCAGCCAAGTAAAG GTAGTAAGAGGGACAGTAAGCAGGACGGCCGTCTGTACATCAACCTGCCCCCCCACAGACAGGAGGAGGTGGAGCGTCTGCTCCAGGAGGGGAGCGGGGGCCGCAGAGGCTCCTGGAGGACCCTGGGGGCCGCGCTGGGCTACGAGGCCGAGCAGATGGACCTGTTTGGGCACGGCGAGGCCCCTGTACACACCCTCCTTTCCAACTGGGCTCAGCAGGAGGGCTCCACTCTGGGACTTCTGTGCTCGGCGCTGGCCCGCATCGAGAGGCCCGACGTAGCCGCCGCCCTCACCTGCCCTGCCCAGGGGGTGTCTGTGGTCTGA